A stretch of DNA from Rheinheimera sp. MMS21-TC3:
CGAAGGGATTGACCTTGCCGGTTGGGTGACTGCCGGCGCTGTAGGCGCGGAAGCGCCCTTGCCCCATCGTGTTGATGAGAGCTTCGGCCATGATGCTGCGCGCCGAATTGCCGGTGCAGAGGATGAGGACGTTATAGATTCTTTCGGTCATGATGTTTCGCTTTCTGGTAGTGGCTGGGGAGCAATGGCGATGGATGAAAGATCGGTGGCCTCGTCGATGACGTGGCCGGCCGCTTTCCGTTCGGAATAGCGGTCTGTCAGTGCTTCACGGTGCGGCCGTACCAGCGCCGTGAAGCGCACCAGTTCTTCCATCACATCGGCTATTCGGTCGTAGTACGGCGAGGGCTTCATGCGGCCCGCCGCGTCGAACTCTTGGAACGCTTTGGCGATACTCGACTGGTTCGGAATGGTGAACATTCGCATCCAGCGGCCGAGCAGACGCAAGGTGTTCACGGCGTTGAAGCTCTGCGAGCCGCCGGATACCTGCATCACGGCCAGGGTGCGGCCTTGGGTCGGCCGGATGCCGGCCATTTCAAGCGGCAGATGGTCAATCTGCGCCTTCATGACACTGGTAATCTGACCGTGGCGTTCCGGGCTGCACCAGACTTGTCCCTCTGACCACTCGGACAGGGCGCGCAGCTCCTTGACGGCCGGGTGATCGTCGCTTTGCACTTGATCGGGCAACGGCAAATCGGACGGGTCGAAGATGCGTGTTTCTGCGCCAAAGAATTGCAGCAGCCGGGCCGCTTCCTCGACGGCCAGCCGTGAGAACGAGCGGGCGCGCAGCGAGCCATACAGCAGCAGGATACGCACCGGCGGGGCGTCGGGTGCCAGCCCGAGCGCCGGGCGCTCGATGGCAAAGGATTTGTCCAAAGCGGGCAAAGAATCGGGGTCGGAAAGATGGCGAAGTCTCATGCCAACACCTTCCCGGCTTCCGTGGTGCAAGACAGGTTGCACACCTGGCCGCCGCAGCAGTTTTCCGTGAGAAAGGCCACCAGGTTAGTGGCCGTCGAAAAGTTCGCCTCGTAGATCACAAATCGGCCTTCTTGCCGCGACGTGACCATGCCGGCGTGTGCCAGCTCTTTCAGGTGGAAGGATAGCGAAGACGGCGGGATGCCGGCCGCTTCGCTGATTTTTCCGGCGGCCATGCCGGCGGGGCCGGCCTGGACGAGAAGCCGGAACACCGCGAGGCGCGATTCTTGAGCGATGGCCGCCAGGGCGGCTACAGCATTTATCGTTTCCATGTTTCAATAATAGTCGAAATATGGAGTGTGCTCAATAGCTCATTTAAGCTGTAAAAATGAGCTAGGCGCATTTAGATCGATATGTGATAAATTGGCCTGCCAGTTTAAGATGGGTGCATTTGAGTATGCCCAAAGGAGCCCGCAAGTATGCGCAGGACGAAGCCAGTAGCCGCGCCGATGGTGGCGCGGGTCTATCTGCGCGTCAGCACCGACGCGCAGGACTTGGAACGCCAAGAGGCGATCACTACGGCCGCGAAGGCCGCCGGCTACTACGTCGCCGGCATCTACCGTGAGAAGGCATCCGGCGCACGCGCCGACCGGCCTGAGCTGCTGCGCATGATCGGCGACCTACAGCCCGGCGAGGTGGTCATTGCCGAGAAGATCGACCGCATCAGCCGCCTACCTTTGCCCGAGGCCGAGCGCCTGGTGGCCTCGATACAGGCCAAAGGCGCACGCCTGGCCGTCCCTGGCGTGGTCGATCTATCCGACCTGGCGGCCGAGGCCCAGGGCGTCGCCAAGATCGTGCTGGAAGCCGTGCAGATCATGCTTTTTCGCCTGGCCTTGCAGATGGCCCGCGACGACTACGAGGACAGGCGCGAACGCCAGCGCCAAGGCATTGAGTTGGCCCGCCAGGCCGGGCGGTACAAGGGCCGCCGTGCTGATCCGAAGCGCCGCGCCCAAGTTGTCGCGCTGCGCAAGTCCGGCTACAGCATCAACAAGACCGCCGAGCTGGCCGGGTACAGTGCGGCCCAGGTGAAACGGATATGGGCCGAGGTCAGCCAGGCCGAAGCGAAGCAGCACGGCGCGTTCGTGGAGGACGCATTGACGGAAGCCGATGCCCTGGCCGCTGTCGGCCAGGATGAGCGCCAGGAGGAAAGGGCATGAAGAAGCCGAACCAAGACGACGAGCCGTTTTTCATCACCGAGGAGATTGCGGCCGAAATGATCGCCGGCGGCTATGAGTTCGAGCTGCCGCCCATTCCTTGCACCATCCGCCTACGCGACGTGCTGGAGCGCATGACCGATGCTGAGCTAGCATTGCAGCCGGGCGAGATCGCCGACCAGGAGCGTGAACGCTGCCGGCGCAAGCCGTGTTCAACCTCATGATCTGGTCATGGTATTTTTCATGGTATTACCAATTAGCAGGAAAATAAGCCATTGAATATAAAAGATAAAAATGTCTTGTTTACAATAGAGTGGGAGTGACGGGCACTGGCTGGCAATGTCTAGCAACGGCAGGCATTTCGGCTGAGGGTAAAAGAACTTTCCGCTAAGCGATAGACTGTATGTAAACACAGTATTGCAAGGACGCGGAACATGCCTCATGTGGCGGCCAGGACGGCCAGCCGGGATCGGGATACTGGTCGTTACCAGAGCCACCGACCCGAGCAAACCCTTCTCTATCAGATCGTTGACGAGTATTACCCGGCATTCGCTGCGCTTATGGCAGAGCAGGGAAAGGAATTGCCGGGCTATGTGCAACGGGAATTTGAAGAATTTCTCCAATGCGGGCGGCTGGAGCATGGCTTTCTACGGGTTCGCTGCGAGTCTTGCCACGCCGAGCACCTGGTCGCTTTCAGCTGTAAGCGTCGCGGTTTCTGCCCGAGCTGTGGGGCGCGGCGGATGGCCGAAAGTGCCGCCTTGCTGGTTGATGAAGTACTGCCTGAACAACCCATGCGTCAGTGGGTGTTGAGTTTCCCGTTTCAGCTGCGTTTCCTGTTTGCCAGCCGGCCCGAGATCATGGGGTGGGTGCTGGGCATCGTTTACCGCGTCATTGCCACGCACCTGGTCAAGAAAGCGGGCCATACCCACCAAGTGGCCAAGACGGGCGCGGTCACCCTGATCCAGCGTTTTGGATCGGCGCTCAATCTGAATGTTCACTTCCACATGCTGTTTCTCGACGGTGTGTATGTCGAGCAATCCCACGGCTCAGCGCGTTTCCGCTGGGTCAAGGCGCCGACCAGCCCAGAGCTCACCCAGCTGACGCACACCATCGCCCACCGGGTGGGTCGCTATCTGGAACGGCAAGGCCTGCTGGAACGGGATGTCGAAAACAGCTATCTGGCCTCGGATGCGGTGGATGACGACCCGATGACACCCCTGCTGGGGCACTCGATCACTTACCGTATCGCTGTCGGTTCACAGGCGGGGCGAAAGGTGT
This window harbors:
- the arsH gene encoding arsenical resistance protein ArsH yields the protein MRLRHLSDPDSLPALDKSFAIERPALGLAPDAPPVRILLLYGSLRARSFSRLAVEEAARLLQFFGAETRIFDPSDLPLPDQVQSDDHPAVKELRALSEWSEGQVWCSPERHGQITSVMKAQIDHLPLEMAGIRPTQGRTLAVMQVSGGSQSFNAVNTLRLLGRWMRMFTIPNQSSIAKAFQEFDAAGRMKPSPYYDRIADVMEELVRFTALVRPHREALTDRYSERKAAGHVIDEATDLSSIAIAPQPLPESETS
- a CDS encoding ArsR/SmtB family transcription factor, with the translated sequence METINAVAALAAIAQESRLAVFRLLVQAGPAGMAAGKISEAAGIPPSSLSFHLKELAHAGMVTSRQEGRFVIYEANFSTATNLVAFLTENCCGGQVCNLSCTTEAGKVLA
- a CDS encoding recombinase family protein is translated as MRRTKPVAAPMVARVYLRVSTDAQDLERQEAITTAAKAAGYYVAGIYREKASGARADRPELLRMIGDLQPGEVVIAEKIDRISRLPLPEAERLVASIQAKGARLAVPGVVDLSDLAAEAQGVAKIVLEAVQIMLFRLALQMARDDYEDRRERQRQGIELARQAGRYKGRRADPKRRAQVVALRKSGYSINKTAELAGYSAAQVKRIWAEVSQAEAKQHGAFVEDALTEADALAAVGQDERQEERA
- a CDS encoding IS91-like element ISVsa3 family transposase, whose translation is MPHVAARTASRDRDTGRYQSHRPEQTLLYQIVDEYYPAFAALMAEQGKELPGYVQREFEEFLQCGRLEHGFLRVRCESCHAEHLVAFSCKRRGFCPSCGARRMAESAALLVDEVLPEQPMRQWVLSFPFQLRFLFASRPEIMGWVLGIVYRVIATHLVKKAGHTHQVAKTGAVTLIQRFGSALNLNVHFHMLFLDGVYVEQSHGSARFRWVKAPTSPELTQLTHTIAHRVGRYLERQGLLERDVENSYLASDAVDDDPMTPLLGHSITYRIAVGSQAGRKVFTLQTLPTSGDPFGDGIGKVAGFSLHAGVAARADERKKLERLCRYISRPAVSEKRLSLTRGGNVRYQLKTPYRDGTTHVIFEPLDFIARLAALVPKPRVNLTRFHGVFAPNSRHRALVTPAKRGRGNKVRVADEPATPAQRRASMTWAQRLKRVFNIDIETCSGCGGAMKVIACIEDPIVIKQILDHLKHKAETSGTRALPESRAPPAELLLGLFD